One region of Polynucleobacter sp. MWH-Aus1W21 genomic DNA includes:
- the nrdR gene encoding transcriptional regulator NrdR — MRCPFCHNDDTQVLDTRVSDEGDTIRRRRRCAKCDKRFTTYERVELALPAIVKKNGSRVEYSHDKLASSIKLALRKRPVSSDSVDESIARIEERLLSLGEKEIPSERVGELVMRELKRLDKVAYIRFASVYRSFADIESFESALKEFK, encoded by the coding sequence TTGCGCTGCCCTTTTTGCCATAACGACGATACCCAAGTACTGGATACTCGGGTATCTGACGAGGGTGATACTATTCGCCGCCGCCGCCGTTGTGCCAAATGTGACAAGCGCTTTACAACTTATGAGCGTGTTGAGCTGGCTTTGCCGGCAATCGTCAAGAAAAATGGCAGTCGCGTTGAATATAGTCATGACAAATTGGCCAGTTCAATTAAGCTCGCTTTACGTAAGCGCCCTGTGTCATCTGACTCTGTTGATGAATCAATTGCACGTATTGAAGAGAGGCTCCTCAGTCTTGGTGAAAAAGAGATTCCTAGTGAGCGCGTAGGTGAGCTGGTGATGCGTGAACTCAAGCGCTTAGATAAAGTAGCCTATATTCGCTTTGCTTCAGTCTATCGAAGCTTTGCCGATATTGAATCTTTCGAGAGCGCCCTAAAAGAGTTTAAATAA
- a CDS encoding Trm112 family protein, whose translation MDKRLLDILVCPLCKSQLHLDANKHELICKADRLAYPIRDDVPVMLVEEARSLSADEIS comes from the coding sequence ATGGATAAAAGACTGCTCGATATTTTGGTATGCCCTTTGTGTAAAAGCCAGCTACATTTAGATGCAAATAAACATGAGTTAATTTGTAAAGCTGATCGCTTGGCTTATCCCATACGGGATGATGTTCCAGTCATGCTGGTAGAAGAAGCTCGCAGCCTTAGTGCTGATGAAATTTCTTAA
- the kdsB gene encoding 3-deoxy-manno-octulosonate cytidylyltransferase gives MNVDSKVPDFLVVIPARLGSTRLPRKPLADIGGKPMVIRVAERAKQSLAQSVVVATDSTEIQAACDEHRIECLLTSADHPTGTDRIAEVAQLLKLPSNTLIVNVQGDEPLIPPELINQVACTLAKHEQSAISTVAVPITDVNEINNPNVVKVVLNRMGEALYFSRAAIPFARDLQANQKTEHLRHLGIYAYRADFLQAYSRLEPAPPEQAEALEQLRALWNGYRIAVHIAPEAPPAGVDTPEDLDRVRQLLGNF, from the coding sequence ATGAACGTTGACTCTAAGGTACCAGATTTTTTAGTAGTGATTCCAGCAAGACTGGGGTCTACCCGTTTGCCGCGCAAACCATTGGCAGACATTGGTGGCAAGCCCATGGTGATTCGTGTAGCCGAGCGTGCCAAACAATCACTAGCACAGAGTGTTGTTGTTGCAACAGACTCCACAGAAATACAAGCAGCTTGTGATGAGCATCGTATTGAATGCTTACTTACTAGTGCAGATCATCCAACTGGCACCGACCGCATTGCTGAAGTTGCACAATTATTGAAACTGCCGAGTAATACCCTGATTGTGAATGTTCAGGGTGATGAGCCACTGATTCCACCAGAACTCATTAATCAAGTTGCATGCACATTAGCAAAACATGAGCAATCTGCTATCTCAACAGTTGCAGTCCCCATCACGGATGTCAATGAAATAAACAATCCAAACGTGGTTAAAGTCGTCCTAAATCGCATGGGTGAGGCGCTCTATTTTTCTAGGGCGGCTATTCCATTTGCGAGAGATCTGCAGGCAAATCAAAAAACTGAGCATCTACGTCACCTTGGGATCTACGCCTACCGCGCCGACTTTTTGCAAGCATATAGCCGGTTGGAGCCAGCACCACCAGAACAAGCTGAAGCACTAGAGCAGCTCCGCGCCCTCTGGAATGGCTACCGAATCGCTGTCCACATCGCTCCAGAAGCCCCGCCAGCTGGAGTCGATACACCTGAAGATCTCGATCGAGTCAGGCAATTACTGGGTAATTTTTAA
- the adk gene encoding adenylate kinase → MRLILLGAPGAGKGTQAQFICEKFAIPQISTGDMLRAAVKAGTELGIAAKKIMDAGGLVSDDIIIGLVKDRLTQPDCSKGYLFDGFPRTIPQAQAMKDAGVPIDYVLEIDVPFDAIIDRMGGRRVHPASGRTYHIKYNPPKVEGKDDVTGDALIQRDDDKEETVRKRLQVYDDQTRPLVEYYSSWAAQANSADKVKAPAYRKVSGTGSVEDITASIFAELK, encoded by the coding sequence ATGCGGTTGATTCTGCTCGGTGCACCAGGTGCTGGAAAAGGCACACAAGCTCAGTTTATTTGCGAAAAGTTCGCTATTCCACAAATCTCTACAGGCGATATGTTGCGCGCTGCAGTGAAAGCCGGAACCGAACTTGGCATTGCTGCTAAAAAGATTATGGATGCAGGTGGTCTCGTTTCTGATGACATCATCATTGGTCTCGTGAAAGATCGCCTGACGCAACCAGATTGCAGCAAAGGTTATTTGTTTGACGGCTTCCCAAGAACAATTCCTCAAGCACAAGCCATGAAAGATGCTGGCGTGCCAATCGATTACGTTTTAGAAATCGATGTGCCATTTGACGCCATCATCGATCGCATGGGTGGACGTCGCGTTCATCCGGCCTCTGGCCGTACTTATCACATCAAATACAACCCACCAAAGGTTGAAGGCAAAGACGATGTCACTGGCGATGCACTCATCCAACGTGATGACGACAAGGAAGAAACAGTTCGCAAACGCTTGCAGGTATATGACGATCAAACCCGTCCACTGGTGGAGTACTACTCATCATGGGCTGCGCAAGCCAATTCAGCTGACAAGGTGAAGGCGCCTGCGTACCGCAAGGTCAGCGGCACAGGTAGCGTTGAAGACATTACTGCTTCTATTTTTGCTGAATTGAAATAA